A stretch of the Musa acuminata AAA Group cultivar baxijiao chromosome BXJ2-7, Cavendish_Baxijiao_AAA, whole genome shotgun sequence genome encodes the following:
- the LOC103991239 gene encoding potassium channel KAT3-like isoform X2, with protein sequence MVLFCAKSYLQRFCYDGFQEESSSYSFSSDLLPSLGANINQSIKLRKFMISPYDPHYRAWQMFLVLLVIYSAWICPFELAFLRYLPAKLFWVENILNSFFAIDIIVTFFVAFLDRKSYLLIDDPKRIAARYLSSWFIFDILSTAPFQAISLLFRGSGNNLGFKILNMLRLWRLRRVSSLFSRLEKDIRFNYFWTRCTKLILVTLFAVHCAGCFNYLIADRYPNPKRTWIGAVMPNFRSESLWTRYVTAIYWSITTLTTTGYGDLHAENSREMLVDIFYMMFNLGLTAYLIGNMTNLVVHGTSRTRNFRDTIQAASEFAARNQLPQRIKDQMLSHICLRFKTEGLKQQETLNDLPKGIHSSIAYYLFFPIVQQVYLFRGVSFKFLYQLVTEMQAEYFPPREDVILQNEASSDLYLLVSGAVFCARLAAGEVFGEIGILCCMPQPFTASSVELSQILRLSSTTFMNMIKENTEDGNTIKNNLLQKLKLEQRSFPGIDENGPRVLDEKFKRENQSMSSPSQDYNVQEPQTVGSMEGRHIACTFSGNDSLNASYELVRYGIDMSPTDAEKYAALDRDDKMGYNKGINLDQGANMVKLNDSNWSPAAFTEEVKTDGCHKLTLRNKNRMTMTESQENTISRKKATESDQEPIQQPMHSKFPDGMKNGCLNIQSGSIDTDNAQMASKRVIIHMLSRKSRSTREQTRKLINLPGSMGELFEIASQKFTGHQPRKVVNQDNAEIDDIAVIRDGDHLYLLET encoded by the exons ATGGTCCTCTTTTGTGCAAAATCCTACCTTCAGCGGTTCTGTTATGATGGGTTCCAGGAGGAAAGCAGCAGCTACAGCTTCTCCAGTGATCTCCTGCCATCTTTGGGAGCAAATATTAACCAATCAATCAAGCTTAGAAAGTTTATGATATCACCCTATGATCCTCATTACAG AGCATGGCAAATGTTCCTGGTTCTCCTGGTTATTTATTCAGCCTGGATCTGTCCTTTTGAACTAGCATTTCTGAGATACTTGCCAGCCAAACTTTTCTGGGTTGAAAACATCCTGAATAGCTTTTTTGCAATTGATATTATTGTAACCTTTTTTGTTGCTTTTCTTGATCGTAAATCATATCTCTTAATTGATGACCCAAAGAGGATTGCAGCCAG ATATCTATCCTCCTGGTTTATCTTTGACATCTTATCGACGGCTCCATTTCAAGCAATCAGCCTTCTCTTCAGAGGCAGTGGGAACAACCTTGGTTTTAAAATACTCAATATGCTCAGACTGTGGCGGCTACGTCGGGTCAGTTCCCTTTTTTCAAG GCTTGAGAAGGATATCAGATTCAACTATTTCTGGACACGATGCACGAAGCTCATCTTA GTAACTCTCTTTGCTGTACACTGTGCCGGATGCTTCAATTACCTTATTGCTGATCGATACCCTAATCCAAAGAGAACATGGATAGGTGCAGTGATGCCAAACTTCAGATCAGAAAGTCTGTGGACCAGATATGTAACTGCAATTTACTGGTCCATCACAACACTGACAACAACTGGTTATGGCGACTTACATGCTGAGAACTCAAGAGAAATGCTAGTTGACATCTTCTACATGATGTTTAATTTGGGATTGACAGCTTACCTCATTGGAAACATGACGAACCTTGTTGTACATGGAACCAGCCGCACGAGAAACTTC AGGGACACAATCCAAGCTGCTTCGGAGTTTGCAGCAAGAAATCAGCTGCCCCAGCGCATCAAGGATCAAATGCTATCACACATATGCTTACGGTTCAAAACAGAGGGACTAAAACAGCAAGAAACCTTGAATGATCTGCCCAAGGGTATTCATTCAAgcatagcatattacttgttctttccaATTGTACAACAAGTCTACCTTTTCCGTGGAGTTTCCTTCAAGTTCCTTTATCAACTG GTTACAGAAATGCAAGCCGAGTATTTTCCACCAAGGGAAGATGTAATACTGCAAAATGAGGCATCATCAGATCTTTACCTATTGGTATCAGGAGCAGTG TTTTGTGCAAGGCTAGCTGCAGGAGAAGTATTTGGGGAGATAGGGATCCTGTGTTGCATGCCACAACCATTTACTGCAAGTTCTGTTGAACTCTCACAAATTCTAAGGTTGAGCAGCACCACATTTATGAACATGATTAAGGAGAATACAGAAGATGGGAATACCATTAAGAACAATCTTTTACAG AAATTGAAATTAGAACAAAGATCATTTCCTGGAATAGATGAAAATGGCCCACGAGTTCTTGACGAAAAATTCAAGAGAGAAAATCAGAGCATGTCTTCTCCAAGCCAGGATTACAATGTTCAAGAACCTCAAACAGTGGGATCAATGGAAGGAAGACATATTGCATGCACATTTTCAGGGAATGATAGCTTGAATGCATCTTATGAGTTAGTAAGGTATGGAATTGACATGAGTCCAACTGATGCAGAAAAATATGCAGCACTTGATAGGGATGACAAAATGGGATATAATAAAGGCATCAATTTGGATCAAGGAGCAAACATGGTCAAACTAAATGATAGCAATTGGTCACCAGCAGCGTTTACAGAGGAAGTTAAGACTGATGGCTGCCACAAATTGACACTAAGAAACAAAAACAGAATGACCATGACAGAGAGTCAAGAAAACACAATTAGCAGGAAAAAGGCAACTGAAAGTGATCAAGAACCAATCCAGCAACCTATGCACTCAAAGTTTCCTGACGGAATGAAAAATGGATGCTTAAACATTCAAAGCGGCTCAATTGATACTGATAATGCACAAATGGCCAGCAAAAGAGTCATCATTCACATGCTTTCAAGAAAGTCAAGAAGCACAAGAGAACAGACCAGGAAGCTCATAAACTTACCTGGTTCTATGGGGGAGCTCTTTGAAATTGCTA GTCAAAAGTTCACCGGTCATCAACCTAGAAAGGTGGTGAATCAAGATAATGCAGAAATAGATGACATTGCAGTTATTCGAGATGGAGACCATTTATATCTCCTAGAGACGTGA
- the LOC103991239 gene encoding potassium channel KAT3-like isoform X1, translated as MVLFCAKSYLQRFCYDGFQEESSSYSFSSDLLPSLGANINQSIKLRKFMISPYDPHYRAWQMFLVLLVIYSAWICPFELAFLRYLPAKLFWVENILNSFFAIDIIVTFFVAFLDRKSYLLIDDPKRIAARYLSSWFIFDILSTAPFQAISLLFRGSGNNLGFKILNMLRLWRLRRVSSLFSRLEKDIRFNYFWTRCTKLILVTLFAVHCAGCFNYLIADRYPNPKRTWIGAVMPNFRSESLWTRYVTAIYWSITTLTTTGYGDLHAENSREMLVDIFYMMFNLGLTAYLIGNMTNLVVHGTSRTRNFRDTIQAASEFAARNQLPQRIKDQMLSHICLRFKTEGLKQQETLNDLPKGIHSSIAYYLFFPIVQQVYLFRGVSFKFLYQLVTEMQAEYFPPREDVILQNEASSDLYLLVSGAVDLRSNIGGNERFCARLAAGEVFGEIGILCCMPQPFTASSVELSQILRLSSTTFMNMIKENTEDGNTIKNNLLQKLKLEQRSFPGIDENGPRVLDEKFKRENQSMSSPSQDYNVQEPQTVGSMEGRHIACTFSGNDSLNASYELVRYGIDMSPTDAEKYAALDRDDKMGYNKGINLDQGANMVKLNDSNWSPAAFTEEVKTDGCHKLTLRNKNRMTMTESQENTISRKKATESDQEPIQQPMHSKFPDGMKNGCLNIQSGSIDTDNAQMASKRVIIHMLSRKSRSTREQTRKLINLPGSMGELFEIASQKFTGHQPRKVVNQDNAEIDDIAVIRDGDHLYLLET; from the exons ATGGTCCTCTTTTGTGCAAAATCCTACCTTCAGCGGTTCTGTTATGATGGGTTCCAGGAGGAAAGCAGCAGCTACAGCTTCTCCAGTGATCTCCTGCCATCTTTGGGAGCAAATATTAACCAATCAATCAAGCTTAGAAAGTTTATGATATCACCCTATGATCCTCATTACAG AGCATGGCAAATGTTCCTGGTTCTCCTGGTTATTTATTCAGCCTGGATCTGTCCTTTTGAACTAGCATTTCTGAGATACTTGCCAGCCAAACTTTTCTGGGTTGAAAACATCCTGAATAGCTTTTTTGCAATTGATATTATTGTAACCTTTTTTGTTGCTTTTCTTGATCGTAAATCATATCTCTTAATTGATGACCCAAAGAGGATTGCAGCCAG ATATCTATCCTCCTGGTTTATCTTTGACATCTTATCGACGGCTCCATTTCAAGCAATCAGCCTTCTCTTCAGAGGCAGTGGGAACAACCTTGGTTTTAAAATACTCAATATGCTCAGACTGTGGCGGCTACGTCGGGTCAGTTCCCTTTTTTCAAG GCTTGAGAAGGATATCAGATTCAACTATTTCTGGACACGATGCACGAAGCTCATCTTA GTAACTCTCTTTGCTGTACACTGTGCCGGATGCTTCAATTACCTTATTGCTGATCGATACCCTAATCCAAAGAGAACATGGATAGGTGCAGTGATGCCAAACTTCAGATCAGAAAGTCTGTGGACCAGATATGTAACTGCAATTTACTGGTCCATCACAACACTGACAACAACTGGTTATGGCGACTTACATGCTGAGAACTCAAGAGAAATGCTAGTTGACATCTTCTACATGATGTTTAATTTGGGATTGACAGCTTACCTCATTGGAAACATGACGAACCTTGTTGTACATGGAACCAGCCGCACGAGAAACTTC AGGGACACAATCCAAGCTGCTTCGGAGTTTGCAGCAAGAAATCAGCTGCCCCAGCGCATCAAGGATCAAATGCTATCACACATATGCTTACGGTTCAAAACAGAGGGACTAAAACAGCAAGAAACCTTGAATGATCTGCCCAAGGGTATTCATTCAAgcatagcatattacttgttctttccaATTGTACAACAAGTCTACCTTTTCCGTGGAGTTTCCTTCAAGTTCCTTTATCAACTG GTTACAGAAATGCAAGCCGAGTATTTTCCACCAAGGGAAGATGTAATACTGCAAAATGAGGCATCATCAGATCTTTACCTATTGGTATCAGGAGCAGTG GATTTGAGATCAAATATTGGTGGGAATGAACGA TTTTGTGCAAGGCTAGCTGCAGGAGAAGTATTTGGGGAGATAGGGATCCTGTGTTGCATGCCACAACCATTTACTGCAAGTTCTGTTGAACTCTCACAAATTCTAAGGTTGAGCAGCACCACATTTATGAACATGATTAAGGAGAATACAGAAGATGGGAATACCATTAAGAACAATCTTTTACAG AAATTGAAATTAGAACAAAGATCATTTCCTGGAATAGATGAAAATGGCCCACGAGTTCTTGACGAAAAATTCAAGAGAGAAAATCAGAGCATGTCTTCTCCAAGCCAGGATTACAATGTTCAAGAACCTCAAACAGTGGGATCAATGGAAGGAAGACATATTGCATGCACATTTTCAGGGAATGATAGCTTGAATGCATCTTATGAGTTAGTAAGGTATGGAATTGACATGAGTCCAACTGATGCAGAAAAATATGCAGCACTTGATAGGGATGACAAAATGGGATATAATAAAGGCATCAATTTGGATCAAGGAGCAAACATGGTCAAACTAAATGATAGCAATTGGTCACCAGCAGCGTTTACAGAGGAAGTTAAGACTGATGGCTGCCACAAATTGACACTAAGAAACAAAAACAGAATGACCATGACAGAGAGTCAAGAAAACACAATTAGCAGGAAAAAGGCAACTGAAAGTGATCAAGAACCAATCCAGCAACCTATGCACTCAAAGTTTCCTGACGGAATGAAAAATGGATGCTTAAACATTCAAAGCGGCTCAATTGATACTGATAATGCACAAATGGCCAGCAAAAGAGTCATCATTCACATGCTTTCAAGAAAGTCAAGAAGCACAAGAGAACAGACCAGGAAGCTCATAAACTTACCTGGTTCTATGGGGGAGCTCTTTGAAATTGCTA GTCAAAAGTTCACCGGTCATCAACCTAGAAAGGTGGTGAATCAAGATAATGCAGAAATAGATGACATTGCAGTTATTCGAGATGGAGACCATTTATATCTCCTAGAGACGTGA
- the LOC103991239 gene encoding potassium channel KAT3-like isoform X3, with translation MTQRGLQPGRYLSSWFIFDILSTAPFQAISLLFRGSGNNLGFKILNMLRLWRLRRVSSLFSRLEKDIRFNYFWTRCTKLILVTLFAVHCAGCFNYLIADRYPNPKRTWIGAVMPNFRSESLWTRYVTAIYWSITTLTTTGYGDLHAENSREMLVDIFYMMFNLGLTAYLIGNMTNLVVHGTSRTRNFRDTIQAASEFAARNQLPQRIKDQMLSHICLRFKTEGLKQQETLNDLPKGIHSSIAYYLFFPIVQQVYLFRGVSFKFLYQLVTEMQAEYFPPREDVILQNEASSDLYLLVSGAVDLRSNIGGNERFCARLAAGEVFGEIGILCCMPQPFTASSVELSQILRLSSTTFMNMIKENTEDGNTIKNNLLQKLKLEQRSFPGIDENGPRVLDEKFKRENQSMSSPSQDYNVQEPQTVGSMEGRHIACTFSGNDSLNASYELVRYGIDMSPTDAEKYAALDRDDKMGYNKGINLDQGANMVKLNDSNWSPAAFTEEVKTDGCHKLTLRNKNRMTMTESQENTISRKKATESDQEPIQQPMHSKFPDGMKNGCLNIQSGSIDTDNAQMASKRVIIHMLSRKSRSTREQTRKLINLPGSMGELFEIASQKFTGHQPRKVVNQDNAEIDDIAVIRDGDHLYLLET, from the exons ATGACCCAAAGAGGATTGCAGCCAG GCAGATATCTATCCTCCTGGTTTATCTTTGACATCTTATCGACGGCTCCATTTCAAGCAATCAGCCTTCTCTTCAGAGGCAGTGGGAACAACCTTGGTTTTAAAATACTCAATATGCTCAGACTGTGGCGGCTACGTCGGGTCAGTTCCCTTTTTTCAAG GCTTGAGAAGGATATCAGATTCAACTATTTCTGGACACGATGCACGAAGCTCATCTTA GTAACTCTCTTTGCTGTACACTGTGCCGGATGCTTCAATTACCTTATTGCTGATCGATACCCTAATCCAAAGAGAACATGGATAGGTGCAGTGATGCCAAACTTCAGATCAGAAAGTCTGTGGACCAGATATGTAACTGCAATTTACTGGTCCATCACAACACTGACAACAACTGGTTATGGCGACTTACATGCTGAGAACTCAAGAGAAATGCTAGTTGACATCTTCTACATGATGTTTAATTTGGGATTGACAGCTTACCTCATTGGAAACATGACGAACCTTGTTGTACATGGAACCAGCCGCACGAGAAACTTC AGGGACACAATCCAAGCTGCTTCGGAGTTTGCAGCAAGAAATCAGCTGCCCCAGCGCATCAAGGATCAAATGCTATCACACATATGCTTACGGTTCAAAACAGAGGGACTAAAACAGCAAGAAACCTTGAATGATCTGCCCAAGGGTATTCATTCAAgcatagcatattacttgttctttccaATTGTACAACAAGTCTACCTTTTCCGTGGAGTTTCCTTCAAGTTCCTTTATCAACTG GTTACAGAAATGCAAGCCGAGTATTTTCCACCAAGGGAAGATGTAATACTGCAAAATGAGGCATCATCAGATCTTTACCTATTGGTATCAGGAGCAGTG GATTTGAGATCAAATATTGGTGGGAATGAACGA TTTTGTGCAAGGCTAGCTGCAGGAGAAGTATTTGGGGAGATAGGGATCCTGTGTTGCATGCCACAACCATTTACTGCAAGTTCTGTTGAACTCTCACAAATTCTAAGGTTGAGCAGCACCACATTTATGAACATGATTAAGGAGAATACAGAAGATGGGAATACCATTAAGAACAATCTTTTACAG AAATTGAAATTAGAACAAAGATCATTTCCTGGAATAGATGAAAATGGCCCACGAGTTCTTGACGAAAAATTCAAGAGAGAAAATCAGAGCATGTCTTCTCCAAGCCAGGATTACAATGTTCAAGAACCTCAAACAGTGGGATCAATGGAAGGAAGACATATTGCATGCACATTTTCAGGGAATGATAGCTTGAATGCATCTTATGAGTTAGTAAGGTATGGAATTGACATGAGTCCAACTGATGCAGAAAAATATGCAGCACTTGATAGGGATGACAAAATGGGATATAATAAAGGCATCAATTTGGATCAAGGAGCAAACATGGTCAAACTAAATGATAGCAATTGGTCACCAGCAGCGTTTACAGAGGAAGTTAAGACTGATGGCTGCCACAAATTGACACTAAGAAACAAAAACAGAATGACCATGACAGAGAGTCAAGAAAACACAATTAGCAGGAAAAAGGCAACTGAAAGTGATCAAGAACCAATCCAGCAACCTATGCACTCAAAGTTTCCTGACGGAATGAAAAATGGATGCTTAAACATTCAAAGCGGCTCAATTGATACTGATAATGCACAAATGGCCAGCAAAAGAGTCATCATTCACATGCTTTCAAGAAAGTCAAGAAGCACAAGAGAACAGACCAGGAAGCTCATAAACTTACCTGGTTCTATGGGGGAGCTCTTTGAAATTGCTA GTCAAAAGTTCACCGGTCATCAACCTAGAAAGGTGGTGAATCAAGATAATGCAGAAATAGATGACATTGCAGTTATTCGAGATGGAGACCATTTATATCTCCTAGAGACGTGA
- the LOC103991239 gene encoding potassium channel KAT1-like isoform X4: MTQRGLQPDIYPPGLSLTSYRRLHFKQSAFSSEAVGTTLVLKYSICSDCGGYVGLEKDIRFNYFWTRCTKLILVTLFAVHCAGCFNYLIADRYPNPKRTWIGAVMPNFRSESLWTRYVTAIYWSITTLTTTGYGDLHAENSREMLVDIFYMMFNLGLTAYLIGNMTNLVVHGTSRTRNFRDTIQAASEFAARNQLPQRIKDQMLSHICLRFKTEGLKQQETLNDLPKGIHSSIAYYLFFPIVQQVYLFRGVSFKFLYQLVTEMQAEYFPPREDVILQNEASSDLYLLVSGAVDLRSNIGGNERFCARLAAGEVFGEIGILCCMPQPFTASSVELSQILRLSSTTFMNMIKENTEDGNTIKNNLLQKLKLEQRSFPGIDENGPRVLDEKFKRENQSMSSPSQDYNVQEPQTVGSMEGRHIACTFSGNDSLNASYELVRYGIDMSPTDAEKYAALDRDDKMGYNKGINLDQGANMVKLNDSNWSPAAFTEEVKTDGCHKLTLRNKNRMTMTESQENTISRKKATESDQEPIQQPMHSKFPDGMKNGCLNIQSGSIDTDNAQMASKRVIIHMLSRKSRSTREQTRKLINLPGSMGELFEIASQKFTGHQPRKVVNQDNAEIDDIAVIRDGDHLYLLET; this comes from the exons ATGACCCAAAGAGGATTGCAGCCAG ATATCTATCCTCCTGGTTTATCTTTGACATCTTATCGACGGCTCCATTTCAAGCAATCAGCCTTCTCTTCAGAGGCAGTGGGAACAACCTTGGTTTTAAAATACTCAATATGCTCAGACTGTGGCGGCTACGTCGG GCTTGAGAAGGATATCAGATTCAACTATTTCTGGACACGATGCACGAAGCTCATCTTA GTAACTCTCTTTGCTGTACACTGTGCCGGATGCTTCAATTACCTTATTGCTGATCGATACCCTAATCCAAAGAGAACATGGATAGGTGCAGTGATGCCAAACTTCAGATCAGAAAGTCTGTGGACCAGATATGTAACTGCAATTTACTGGTCCATCACAACACTGACAACAACTGGTTATGGCGACTTACATGCTGAGAACTCAAGAGAAATGCTAGTTGACATCTTCTACATGATGTTTAATTTGGGATTGACAGCTTACCTCATTGGAAACATGACGAACCTTGTTGTACATGGAACCAGCCGCACGAGAAACTTC AGGGACACAATCCAAGCTGCTTCGGAGTTTGCAGCAAGAAATCAGCTGCCCCAGCGCATCAAGGATCAAATGCTATCACACATATGCTTACGGTTCAAAACAGAGGGACTAAAACAGCAAGAAACCTTGAATGATCTGCCCAAGGGTATTCATTCAAgcatagcatattacttgttctttccaATTGTACAACAAGTCTACCTTTTCCGTGGAGTTTCCTTCAAGTTCCTTTATCAACTG GTTACAGAAATGCAAGCCGAGTATTTTCCACCAAGGGAAGATGTAATACTGCAAAATGAGGCATCATCAGATCTTTACCTATTGGTATCAGGAGCAGTG GATTTGAGATCAAATATTGGTGGGAATGAACGA TTTTGTGCAAGGCTAGCTGCAGGAGAAGTATTTGGGGAGATAGGGATCCTGTGTTGCATGCCACAACCATTTACTGCAAGTTCTGTTGAACTCTCACAAATTCTAAGGTTGAGCAGCACCACATTTATGAACATGATTAAGGAGAATACAGAAGATGGGAATACCATTAAGAACAATCTTTTACAG AAATTGAAATTAGAACAAAGATCATTTCCTGGAATAGATGAAAATGGCCCACGAGTTCTTGACGAAAAATTCAAGAGAGAAAATCAGAGCATGTCTTCTCCAAGCCAGGATTACAATGTTCAAGAACCTCAAACAGTGGGATCAATGGAAGGAAGACATATTGCATGCACATTTTCAGGGAATGATAGCTTGAATGCATCTTATGAGTTAGTAAGGTATGGAATTGACATGAGTCCAACTGATGCAGAAAAATATGCAGCACTTGATAGGGATGACAAAATGGGATATAATAAAGGCATCAATTTGGATCAAGGAGCAAACATGGTCAAACTAAATGATAGCAATTGGTCACCAGCAGCGTTTACAGAGGAAGTTAAGACTGATGGCTGCCACAAATTGACACTAAGAAACAAAAACAGAATGACCATGACAGAGAGTCAAGAAAACACAATTAGCAGGAAAAAGGCAACTGAAAGTGATCAAGAACCAATCCAGCAACCTATGCACTCAAAGTTTCCTGACGGAATGAAAAATGGATGCTTAAACATTCAAAGCGGCTCAATTGATACTGATAATGCACAAATGGCCAGCAAAAGAGTCATCATTCACATGCTTTCAAGAAAGTCAAGAAGCACAAGAGAACAGACCAGGAAGCTCATAAACTTACCTGGTTCTATGGGGGAGCTCTTTGAAATTGCTA GTCAAAAGTTCACCGGTCATCAACCTAGAAAGGTGGTGAATCAAGATAATGCAGAAATAGATGACATTGCAGTTATTCGAGATGGAGACCATTTATATCTCCTAGAGACGTGA